The nucleotide window CACTTACGTCCCCCTGGTTAAAGGATTGTTATAATTAAACGACGTCCCTGCGGGAAAAACAGGGACAGCCGGCATTGCCCGGTGTCCAGCATGGCTGGGTTGGCGCGTCTACCCAATGGATACCGCACCGTAAATTGAACAGGGGAAAAGATGCTCAGACGATGTTTTTTGGCGGCCGCTGCGGCGGTATCGGTTTTGGGGGCGCGGGCCGAGGCCGACCGGCAACCCAACATTATTCTCATGATGGCCGACGACCTTGGCTATGGCGACACCGGCTTCAACGGCAACACCATCATCAAAACGCCGAACCTCGACCAGATGGCGAGGGACGGCGTTAAGCTAACCCATTTCTACGCCGGCAACTCGGTCTGCTCGCCGACGCGCGGCACGTGCCTGACCGGGCGGCACCATCACCGTTTCGGCATCTGGACGGCCAATGCCGGGCATTTGCCGAAACAGGAAATCACCCTGGCCAGCATGCTCAAAAGCAAGGGCTACACCACCGGCCACTTCGGCAAGTGGCACCTCGGCACCCTCGACAAAGTGGTTTCCTCCAAGGGGACGGGCCGCAAGCCGGTCGAAAACTTTGCGCCGCCGTGGCAGCGCGACTATGATCGCTCGTTCGTAACTGAATCGGCCGTCAATACCTGGAATCCGGGAAGCGGCAACCGCTCGAAGAACAATCCGTTCTACGACGATGGCAAGGCGCTGGCCCCGGACGATCCCCGTCTGGCCGGCGGCGCGGCACGCGTGGTGGTCGACCAAGCCGTGCCGTTCATGGAAAAGGCCGTGGCCGAAGGCAAGCCGTTCCTTTCCGTCGTGTGGTTCCACGCGCCGCACGAGGATATCGAGGCGGGGCCGGACTATCTGGACATGTATGAAGGCCACGGCGAGGGGGCACACTACTACGGCTGCATCACCGAACTCGACGAGCAGGTCGGCCGCATTCGCCAGACGCTCGAAAAACTCGGCGTGGCCGAAAACACCCTGCTCTTTTTCTGCTCCGACAACGGGCCCGAAGGCGCCGCCCCCAAGGGCCGGCGCCAAGGCGTGACCAACGGACTGCGCGGCCGCAAGCGG belongs to Pontiella desulfatans and includes:
- a CDS encoding sulfatase family protein, which translates into the protein MLRRCFLAAAAAVSVLGARAEADRQPNIILMMADDLGYGDTGFNGNTIIKTPNLDQMARDGVKLTHFYAGNSVCSPTRGTCLTGRHHHRFGIWTANAGHLPKQEITLASMLKSKGYTTGHFGKWHLGTLDKVVSSKGTGRKPVENFAPPWQRDYDRSFVTESAVNTWNPGSGNRSKNNPFYDDGKALAPDDPRLAGGAARVVVDQAVPFMEKAVAEGKPFLSVVWFHAPHEDIEAGPDYLDMYEGHGEGAHYYGCITELDEQVGRIRQTLEKLGVAENTLLFFCSDNGPEGAAPKGRRQGVTNGLRGRKRALYDGGVRVPALAAWPGKIQPGSVVGSPLSTLDYFPTVKNLVGYQMPDARPIDGQDILGILTGKTPERETGIPFVRGNEASLVKDGFKLKMPGSELYDLSKDWAEENNVAAAHPERMERMRKELDGMLASFRKSHAGADYNDPSYKPGDPWKGPGATTPKAGKKKNK